GACGTCTGCCAGTCCCTAACATTTGTCATTCCCTAGACTTCTGTCAGTCACTCTTAATATCTGCAACTCTCCAGCCATCTGCCAGTTTCTTGACTTCTGCCAGTCTGCAGTCTCTAGACATCTGCCAGTCTCTTGATGCTAGTACTGGTCATCATCAGGATTTCTTCAGTAAAGAGGAAATAACGTTTTCGTAAACGACGAACGTGATACAACAGGCCGGGGTAACACGCAATAAACTCGGCGCCAATCCCTTATAGAATCCATAAACACCTTCAAATCTGAAACAGAATCAATCCAAATGTAAATCAAAAATAGGTAGCATTGAACGTCCAGCTACAGTGTAAAGTGtgaacgatcagtttttgagagtgtgctgataaaacgTTTcgatgtctggtgtttgtagttaattTTCTATCAAATGTCCCAGGTGGACAAACAGCTTTcaaaagtgtgctgataaaatgtctaacaTTTGCATTTCACTTATAACAACTGACCATCCAAATTTCACACGTGTTCAGGACTTCACCGGagacatttcaaattgaaaatgtctcaggtgaagtacgAGACACGTAAAACCTGTATGAGTGGAAGGTGGAGAGTTGAGGCCACAGGTTAAAACTTGCATCGGGGTATCaatcattgcaaatgaacgcCATTTCATTCTGTAGTGAATCTTAACTAAATTACAACTGAGGTATTGGAGCAAGGGTCCTAACAGGCGGCATGGGGTGCATCTAATTACCTCCACGTTTCCTTGATAACGTGTAAGATACCGTTGTATCGTCGATGTTGATCCTGTAACCGCGAACGCACGACCTGATACGGATATGTCGAGCTCGCCGCGAATATCTTCGACAACGCCGCGAATACTATATATTCAAGAGGGTTCTGAAAATAttcaggaaaatgtttttcattttaattttgCACTGTGGAAATAAAATTTCCCCGTGAAACAGTGTTTACTGATACTACTGGTACGTACTAGTTTAGTATTGATAGGTGTGTTACGATAATTATTGTAGAGATTCTTCATTTCTTCGTAAGCCATGAATTGCAGCGCTCCGTGAGATACTCCGAACGCTCCCGGCAAAAATCcctaaaaaataaaacatatacaaAGCCCGTGATAAAAAGCCCTTTAAACTGGGATTCATGGCCAACTTAAAAAATATCCTCTTGATGCAGGTATCACTTTTAAAAGTGAGCCGAGACCAGATTTAAGCTAAAGTTTGCTGTTACACTCAaattttggtttaattgctTAAATCCTCTTgattatttcacaatttcatcAATGAGAACAACAATCTAACTGcactttgatgaaatattccaAATGTCTTGTGTTtgtcattcattttcaattaaaagcaAGCCtggaaaatcaaaaattgtgATAAAGTATTGAATGTCTGAGGGGATGCAGGGTCCAGGCCATGGATTGATATAAATGGCTAACAAAAAGTAATTTCGATGTTATGAttataactttattcttacCTTATAAAGTCCGGCGATGCCCTCGGTTTTACCAATTTTCACCAGAGCGTCGAACATGCCTTTATAATAGACGCCTCGTGTGTTGGCGACTGTCTGCCCAGACGAGGTACCTGCAGTGAGTGAGCGATCGTATTGTAAACACAAACGAGTTTTCGTCACCCAAATCGGGTTCGTGATCACTAACGTCATCAAACCTGAATCGGAGAGAGAGAAAAAGGAAAATCATGAGAATTGCTACGAGAGATTTCTAGAGAAATTCTCATTTACGATGGTCTCTAGAGAGGGTAAAAAATGTGCCTtaggataaataaatatttttcttgataaatgaattttgatttttatcttttcattttgtatAGTTCTAATCATCTGTTCTCCACCTCTTGAGTGTGGCTAATCTAAAATCGGAGCTAAAAATTGATGAGAATTTCTTTTATGTTTAACGTATTTGTTAAGGTCTAATTCTTTCCTAAAAGTTACAACAAAATTTGAAAGATATTTCTCTACGTCCGGAGTTTCAATTGGAGTCTGGAGCGCAATTTCCTACCTGAACCAGCAGCAGCGGTCATATGTTGCGACGGTCTGAgttgatattctaaatctcCACTTTGCATCCAATTTTTCCCAG
This genomic interval from Tubulanus polymorphus chromosome 8, tnTubPoly1.2, whole genome shotgun sequence contains the following:
- the LOC141909652 gene encoding solute carrier family 25 member 32-like — protein: MSGVQAAEIEKRRSLSGGVFSHVKWEHLAAGVSGGVASTLALHPLDLLKVRFQVNEGHGPAKRPVYYGMLHALRSIYVKDGVRGLYAGVVPNVWGAGSAWGFYFFFYNAGKNWMQSGDLEYQLRPSQHMTAAAGSGLMTLVITNPIWVTKTRLCLQYDRSLTAGTSSGQTVANTRGVYYKGMFDALVKIGKTEGIAGLYKGFLPGAFGVSHGALQFMAYEEMKNLYNNYRNTPINTKLNPLEYIVFAALSKIFAASSTYPYQVVRSRLQDQHRRYNGILHVIKETWRFEGVYGFYKGLAPSLLRVTPACCITFVVYENVISSLLKKS